Genomic window (Candidatus Krumholzibacteriota bacterium):
ACGCGTTCAAATCGATGCACGCGATGCTTTCCGCCGTTTCCGGGTCGGAGGAAAAGCTGCGGGAAAAACCGATCGCCATATTCGACTGTTGCCCCTCTCCCCCGCTTAAATGGAGCGATCTTACCTGCCAGGCGCTGATCGATTGCGCCCGGACCGGCATTCCCGCCGAACTTATCTCGATGCCTTTGACGGGGGCTACATCCCCGGTTACGCTTGCCGGAGCGGTCACGCAGCACTGCGCGGAATCTCTCAGCGGCATAGTGATCCATCAGCTCGCGTACCCCGGGGCGCCGATCATTTACGGCGGATCGCCGGCATGTTTCGATATGAGGAAAGGGACGACCCCGATGGGAGCGATCGAGACGATGATGATAGACGGAGCTTACGCGGAGGTAGGAAAACATCTCGGAGTCCCGGTCCAGGCATATATGGCGCTGAGTGATTCGAAACCTGTAGATTACCAGGCGGGGATGGAAACGGCGATGGGAGCCATCGTTGCGGCGGTTTCGGGGATAAACAATATTTCCGGTCCGGGGATGCTCGATTTCGAATCATGCCAGAGCCTGGAAAAACTCGTTCTAGACAACGAGATCTGCCAGATGGCTCGAAGGCTGACTGCCGGGATAGAGCTGAGGGACGACCCGATCGCCAAGCCGATCATAAGCCAGGGCCTCGAGAAAGGGGAATTCCTTTCCCTTTCCCACACGATGAAGTGGTTCCGTAAGGAAGTATATATGCCGGGCGAGGTCATTGAGAGGGGTACGCTCGAAGAATGGCGCGCCGGCGGCAGGGCAGACGCGGCTGGCAGAGCGGCGGCGAAAGCGGAGAAGATACTGGCGACGCACAAGCCGGAACCGCTCAAAAAGGATACGGCAGAGATCCTCAGGGATCTGATGGAAGCGGAAGCAAAAAAAGCCGGTATGGACAGATTGCCAGCGCTTTAAATATCAGAGATGACAGTGCGGGTTTATTCCGGTCGGAGAAAAGTTGAAAGAAAGATATTTCACTCAGGAAAATATTAACGAGGTCTCCGCGAAGATGATCGCCGGGCTCGGGATGGACGGGACAAAGAGGCGACAGACATTTTCTCCGACTGCGTCGGCACTTTTGATTCTCGACATGCAAAGGTATTTTCTCGACAGTGATTCACACGCGGCGATCCCGTCGATGCGGGATATAATCCCCTCGATCGCTTCGCTCGCCTCTGCCTTCTCGTCGATAGGGCGGCCGGTCGTAATGACAAGGCACCTTAATACAGACGAGAACGCCGCGATGATGGGGCGCTGGTGGAGCGACCTGATCAGGGAAGAAGACGAAAAAAGCAGGATCGTTCCCGAGCTTTCGTTCTCATACGCCGATATCATCGTAAAGACCCAATATAATGCCTTCTACGCGACGGAGCTTGAAGAGTTTCTCCGGAGGGCAGGCGTGGAGCAGCTCGTCATGACGGGCGTGATGACGCATCTCTGTTTGGAGAGTACGGCAAGAGCGGCTTTTGTAAGGGGATTTGAGACCTTTGTCCCGGCAGATTCCACGGCGACATACAACAGGGAGCTTCACGAAGGGTCGCTGAGAGGCCTGGCGCATGGATTCGCGGTCCCGGTCCTTTCCGCCGATATTACCGGAGCGATCGAAGATGCGCGCTGACCCTCTGAAGACTGTCATCATCGTCGGCGCGGGACCCGCCGGTATCGCCGCCGCGGTGCAGCTCGGCAGGTACGGGATCGACACGATTATCTTCGAAAAGGAAAAAGCGGGAGGTCTGGCGAGAGAGGCGAACCTGGTCGAGAACTATCCGGGATTTCCAGGCGGTATCGAAGGGAGCTCTCTGGCAGACCTCTTCGAGCGGCACCTTGAAAACGCAAAAGCCCGGGTGATCTTGCAGGAGGTGAAGTCCCTGGAATATACCGGCGGCCGTTTCGTGGCGGAGACAGGTAACGGAAGACATGAAGCGGGGATAGCCATAGCTGCTTCGGGCACGGAGGCACTGTTTCCAGAGGGGATAGAAATATCTCCCGGCGCGGAGGGTTCGGTATCCACCGGGCTTTCAACGCTCTTACGTTCGACAGGTAAAAGGATCGCCATAATCGGGTCGGGAGACGCGGCGTTCGATTACGCGCTTAATCTTTCCAGGCATAACGAAATAGAGATACTGATGCGTGGCCGGGATCCAAAAGCGCTTCCCCTCCTTGTTGAAAGGGTCCACAGGCAGCGAGGGATAAAGGTGACGGGGGAGTTCGACGTGGAGAAGGTCGGAAAGGCCGGGCAAGCCTTGAGTATAATGGCCCGGGGGGAAGGATCGGTGCGCGAAAGCATCGAGGCGGACCATCTCCTATTTGCCATCGGGAGGGAACCGGCGACAGGCTATTTTGGCAGAGAACTCTCCAGGAATATCGATTTGCTTTTGGGTGAGCGTATCCTGTATCTTGCCGGGGACGTCAGGAACGGGCCTTTCAGGCAGGCAGCGATAGCGGCAGGAGACGGGATAAGAGCGGCAATGGAGATAGAGAGGAAGATCGCCGGACGATGATAAAGGTAAAAGCGAAAGCGGGAGACGAAAAGATAGCAACGGTATACATAGCGGAGACGCAGGCCGGCAGCATGATCGAGTTTGTAGAATCGGTACAGCCTCCCATCCCGAGAGAAAGAAAATGGGTCCTTATCATCTCGACTCTGCATGGCTGCCCCGCCGGGTGCAGATTCTGCGACGCGGGAAGAACGTACGAGGGAAAGCTGTCCGCCGGCGAGATGCTCGGACAGGTAGATTACATGGTCAGGGCGCGATACCCCGATCTGAAGGTCCCGGCGGAAAAATTCAAGGTGCAGTTTGCCAGGATGGGAGAACCTTCGTATAACGAAGATGTCCTTGATGCGCTTGAGAAACTGCCGCTCGTCTGCGACGCGCCAGGATTGATCCCCTCACTTTCAACGATAGCCCCCGCGGGGACGGAAAAATTCTTCGAGCGTCTCCTTGAGATCAAGAAAAGGCTCTATCCGAAGAACTTCCAGCTGCAGTTCTCGATCCACACGACTGACTCCGAAAAACGCGACTGGCTTATCCCCGTCAAAAAGCAACAGTTCGCGCAGTTAGGGGAATACGGAGACAGGTTCTATGATGAAGGTGGAAGAAAGATCACGCTCAATTTCGCGCTAGCCGAAGGGATGCCTCTTGATCCGGGCGTACTTCTCGGGCACTTTCACCCCGGCCGGTATATCATTAAGATGACTCCTGTCAATCCGACCTGCCAGGCCGGCAGGAACGGAGTAAAATCACGTATTATGCCTGATGAGAAAAGGTGTGATGTCGCGAAACCTCTTGAAGCAGCCGGGTACGAGGTGATCCTGAGCATGGGCGAACTGGAAGAGAACCAGATCGGAAGCAACTGCGGTCAGTATATAAAGAGCTATCTGGAAGAACCCGGAACATTCGACGCCGGGTACAGCTATTCCCTGCGGGAGATCTGACCTCGCCCCAAAACCGGGCTCTTTCCCACCTATAATCGATATAAATGCATGGCAGGAGCTTTTTCCCGCCGGGTGGCGCTACCGGCGCAAAGGCAAAAAAGCCCCCCGGCAGATACCGGAGGGCTTTAACAAGTCTACTTAATTCTGCCTGGCGCGGCGTGCGAACAAGAGATGCCAGGCAGGAACTCGCATCTTCGCCAGCTACTTGATCGCGCATTTCAACGCGAACTGGAACCTGAGGCCGTCGTATTCGGTCAATGTATCGGTGATCTCTCCCGCCTCATTCTCCCGGGTGAGATATTCTGTCTTCGCGTAACCGACCTCGAGGATCGCCGTGACCCTTTTGGTCATGCTGTAGAAAAGGTTGCCGAAGATATCGCTGTTACGGCTCATCATATCCCACTCGCCATCCTCGTCGGGGGTCTCCCATGACGCGTCGTCAGGATCGTCGAAGCCATAACCGGCGTTGACGGTGACCCTGTCGGTCATCTTGACCGAGAGCATCCCCCAGCCACCCATCGAGGCGAGAGGATTGTTCATCTCGTCGACGCTCTGGCCTATGCCGCCGAGATACTGGCCGAGGTTCTCACCGGTGAAAAACTCTCCCTTCAGGCAGACCTTCTCGTTGAAGGCCAGTAGGAGATCGGCGTTCGCCGACCAGGAGGTGACCTCTTCGAGATCGTCGACGTCGTATTTCTCGATTCCGTAGTGGCCGGAAAATCCGAGCGACATCTTGCCCGATTCGCCGAGCAGCGACGCGTACCCAAGGCGGCCCTGGACTGCGGGAAGGCCCGAATCGGCTCCATCGTCGATCTTGTCGCCATCGAGGTCCCCCCCGATGTTGCGCGAGATGCCTGCGTCGAGAGTGATCTTTTTGTCCTCACCCGTTTCCTTCCAGGTGGAGAAGCGGATCTGGGGGCGGCGGTATCCTATGTTGCCCTGGTACCAGAGCACCGAGTAGTTCGCCGTGCTCGGATTCAGAGGGGAGATGATATCCCACGTCTGTCCGGCAAGGAGGGACCACTGGCATTTGCTGATCTTGAAAAAGGCATGGCGAAGCATCGGATCCGCCTTGTTCTCCCCTCCCCCCGCGTTTTCGAAATCGAATTCCACGTACGCCGTCGTCTTGTAATCCCCTTCCATCCACCAGAAATCGAAAGCTAGCCTCGATTCACGGGCTGTGAGGAAAAACTCGTTGTTGGCGTCTCCGCTGTACGGCTGGACATATAGCAGGTAATTTCCGGGGAAAAGCCTCGTGGTGTCGTAGATAAGGTCGGTCTTGAGGTATCCGCCGAACTTGAACCCAAAATCCTTGTCGGCCTGTTCGCCGGAAAAAACAGGCGTCGCTATAATCGCCGCGACGGCAAGGATGATGGTGATCGAAAAGAAGCGTCTCATCTCTTCTCCTTCGTGTATGAGGTAACAGATCCGCGGCGGCCGTCTGCCGCCGGCAACCTGTCCTTTTAAACAGAAATAACCCGGAAAGTCAATTATAAATCTTTTTTGAACGGGTAGCGGTTCACCCGATCGCCACCATACGCTCGATCGATCTTCTCGCCGCCGCGGCTGTTTCGGCCGGGACTTTTACGACAGGCCCGAGGGTCTCAAGGGACAGTGCTATCTTTTCAAGGGTGATCTTCTTCATGTTGGGGCAGATCGCCTCCTTCGACGCGGGGATGAAGACCTTTTCCGGATAAAGGGTGCCGAGCCTGTACACCATTCCGACCTCGGTGCCGACCACAAAGACGGTAGCGGGATTCTCCAGCGCGTGGCGGATCATACCTCCCGTGCCGAGAAGGATATCGGCCTCGGCCGCTATCGAGGGATTGACCTCGGGGTGGACCATCACGACCGCGCCGGGGTATTGCTTTCTCAGCGCCCTGATCTGTTCGGGAAGTATCTTCTGGTGCGAGGGGCAGTAGCCGTCCCAGAGGATCAGGTCGCGTCCCGTGCGCCGGGCTATCCATCCGCCGAGGTAACGGTCCGGGCCGAATATGATCTTTTTGCCGGGATCGATCGACTTGACTATCTCCAGCGCGTTCGCCGAGGTGCAGCAGATATCGGTCAGAGCCTTTACTTCGGCCGGCGAATTGACATACATCACCGTCACCGCGCCGGGAGTCTTTCGCTGCAAAGCACTGAGGGCCTCAGCGGTAATCATATCGGCCATCGGGCATCCCGCCGAGAGTTCGGGAAGAATGATCTTTTTATCCGGAGCGAGGATCGAGGCGGTCTCCGCCATGAAATGAACGCCGCAGAAGATGATCACCTCTTCAGCCAGAGAAGCGGCGAGCCGGCTCAGATCAAGGGAGTCGCCGAGATGGTCGGCGATATCCTGGATCTCGGGAGGCTGGTAGTTGTGGGCGAGGATCACGGCGCCCTTTTCTTTTTTCAGCGCGTCTATCCTCGCGGAAAGTTCCTTTTTCGACATTCCCATTTACCGTTCTTTTTTCCGATTACCCGTGCTTGTGGATCGACGCGCCGCAATGGGGACATTTTTCCCGTGATCTGTCGGCGATCTTGCCGCAATGCGGGCAGGTGTCGAACGAAGTCTTGCACGAATTGCAGAGCATCGACGAAGCATCGATATCGGCGTCGCAGTAGGGGCATTGCTTGTCCTTGCCACTCCTTTTGACTTCGTGAAGTTCGGGCACTTCGGCCGGTTCTCCCGTCTCAAGCCTTTTTCTGTAGTCCTCTATAGCGGCGTGCAGGGCGTCGGCCCCGAGGTTGGAGCAGTGCAGCTTGTTGGTCGGCAGGCCTCCGAGTTCTTCGGCGACCATCTCGTTCGTTATCTCCATCGCTTCATCAAGGGTCTTGCCAAGAGCCATCTCGCTGACCATGCTCGAAACGGCGATCGCCGCTCCGCATCCGAAAGTCTTGAATCGGATATCGGCGATCCTGTCATCTTTTACCGAGATCATGAATGTCATCATATCGCCACAGGTGGGATTGCCGACCTCACCAACGCCGTCAGGCTTTTCAAGGTCGCCCACGTTTCTCGGATTCATGAAATGGTCCATTACCTTGTCACTATAAAGAGCCATCTTTTTTCTCCCTGTATATCGGTGACATCTCGCGCAGGCGCGAGACTACCGGTTTCATCTCGTTGATCGCGTAGTCGATCTCGCCCGCGCTGTTCTCCGGCCCGAACGAGAATACTATCGAACCCTGGGCAGTCGCCGCGTCGAGCCCGAGGGCTTCGAGGACATGGCTCCCCTTCAGGGAACGCGAGGTGCAGGCCGAACCACTCGCCGCCATGATCCCCTTCTGGTTAAGGAAGAGCAGAAGCCCCTCTCCCTCGATATATTTTACACAGAACGAAGCGAGCCCGGGAAGCCTCTTCTCCGGGTGGCCTGTTAATATCACATCTTCGATACTGCCTGGAAGTCCTTTTATCATCCGGTCCCTGAGTGTGATGAGCAGAGCGGCTGTTTCATCCAATTCGGCAAGAGCGAGCCTTGCCGCGACGCCCATCCCGGCGATCGCCGGGATATTTTCCTGCCCGGCTCTTCGATTTCGCTCCTGGACTCCTCCTTCGATCAGCCTGTTCATCGGAACGCCTTTTTTCAGGATGAGTGCCGCTGCCCCGGGAGGGCCGCCGAAGTTCTGCCCGGCTATAGTCATGGCGCTGACCGGCATATCATCGAGCTTTATCTTTATCTGGCCGGCAGCCGCCCAGGAATCAGTATGGAAAGGCACTCCCTTGTCAGCGCAGATCATCGACAATTCTTCGATCGGTTCGATCGTCCCGATCTCGGAGCTGGCGTGAATGACAGAGACAACCGCCGCTCCTTCGGACAGGGCTTCGTCAAGTTGTCCCGGATCGACCAGCCCGGTCCGGTCGACCGGGAGGGTGACAAGCTCGAACCCTTCCTTTCGGAGAGATTCGGCCGGGATCACCACTGAATGATGTTCGATCGCCGAAATGATCACTCTGGGGGATTTTTTCTTTCTCGCCCTGGCTATCCCCTTGATCGCCATATTGTTCGCCTCTGAACCGGTCGCGGTGAAGATGATCCCGGACGGGTCCGATCCGATAAGAGCGGCTACCTTTTCCCTGGCCTTCTCAAGTTTTTCCGCCGCTCTCTGCCCGCGGTCATGGACACTTTGCGGATTTCCGAATCCATCAAGAAGAAGCCGCGACATCTCGTCCACCGCCTCGGGTCTGGCAGCTCTTGCCGCGTTATGATCGAAAAAAGTCTCTTTCTGTTTATCCATATCGCAATCCTTTTAATCAGAATAATTACCGTCTCTCGAATAATCCATCAATAGGCGGAGTAACGCAAACAAAATCTGGCTCCCCGCCGGAGTGGCTCGCGCGATGGTTAAAAAAGAATTTAGTGGAACTATCCCGTGCCGATGACATATAATAGAAAACCAGTTCAGATGATTACTCCGGCGCCCCACGCTG
Coding sequences:
- a CDS encoding trimethylamine methyltransferase family protein, with the translated sequence MSLMPRVRWFEKEDRQKIVDEAKEILEEIGVFVENREALELLGGAGAKIDGETARISGAMVEKALETAPERILLYNRDGTVAMDLGGERIHFNPGSAALRIFDHKLGDARIPDTSDVKAFATVIDALPGYSAQSTGMIPGDVPEAIADRYRVYIGLQYSSKPIVTGTFRIDAFKSMHAMLSAVSGSEEKLREKPIAIFDCCPSPPLKWSDLTCQALIDCARTGIPAELISMPLTGATSPVTLAGAVTQHCAESLSGIVIHQLAYPGAPIIYGGSPACFDMRKGTTPMGAIETMMIDGAYAEVGKHLGVPVQAYMALSDSKPVDYQAGMETAMGAIVAAVSGINNISGPGMLDFESCQSLEKLVLDNEICQMARRLTAGIELRDDPIAKPIISQGLEKGEFLSLSHTMKWFRKEVYMPGEVIERGTLEEWRAGGRADAAGRAAAKAEKILATHKPEPLKKDTAEILRDLMEAEAKKAGMDRLPAL
- a CDS encoding isochorismatase family protein gives rise to the protein MKERYFTQENINEVSAKMIAGLGMDGTKRRQTFSPTASALLILDMQRYFLDSDSHAAIPSMRDIIPSIASLASAFSSIGRPVVMTRHLNTDENAAMMGRWWSDLIREEDEKSRIVPELSFSYADIIVKTQYNAFYATELEEFLRRAGVEQLVMTGVMTHLCLESTARAAFVRGFETFVPADSTATYNRELHEGSLRGLAHGFAVPVLSADITGAIEDAR
- a CDS encoding NAD(P)/FAD-dependent oxidoreductase, which produces MRADPLKTVIIVGAGPAGIAAAVQLGRYGIDTIIFEKEKAGGLAREANLVENYPGFPGGIEGSSLADLFERHLENAKARVILQEVKSLEYTGGRFVAETGNGRHEAGIAIAASGTEALFPEGIEISPGAEGSVSTGLSTLLRSTGKRIAIIGSGDAAFDYALNLSRHNEIEILMRGRDPKALPLLVERVHRQRGIKVTGEFDVEKVGKAGQALSIMARGEGSVRESIEADHLLFAIGREPATGYFGRELSRNIDLLLGERILYLAGDVRNGPFRQAAIAAGDGIRAAMEIERKIAGR
- a CDS encoding radical SAM protein, with protein sequence MKVKAKAGDEKIATVYIAETQAGSMIEFVESVQPPIPRERKWVLIISTLHGCPAGCRFCDAGRTYEGKLSAGEMLGQVDYMVRARYPDLKVPAEKFKVQFARMGEPSYNEDVLDALEKLPLVCDAPGLIPSLSTIAPAGTEKFFERLLEIKKRLYPKNFQLQFSIHTTDSEKRDWLIPVKKQQFAQLGEYGDRFYDEGGRKITLNFALAEGMPLDPGVLLGHFHPGRYIIKMTPVNPTCQAGRNGVKSRIMPDEKRCDVAKPLEAAGYEVILSMGELEENQIGSNCGQYIKSYLEEPGTFDAGYSYSLREI
- the nadA gene encoding quinolinate synthase NadA, producing the protein MGMSKKELSARIDALKKEKGAVILAHNYQPPEIQDIADHLGDSLDLSRLAASLAEEVIIFCGVHFMAETASILAPDKKIILPELSAGCPMADMITAEALSALQRKTPGAVTVMYVNSPAEVKALTDICCTSANALEIVKSIDPGKKIIFGPDRYLGGWIARRTGRDLILWDGYCPSHQKILPEQIRALRKQYPGAVVMVHPEVNPSIAAEADILLGTGGMIRHALENPATVFVVGTEVGMVYRLGTLYPEKVFIPASKEAICPNMKKITLEKIALSLETLGPVVKVPAETAAAARRSIERMVAIG
- the nifU gene encoding Fe-S cluster assembly scaffold protein NifU yields the protein MALYSDKVMDHFMNPRNVGDLEKPDGVGEVGNPTCGDMMTFMISVKDDRIADIRFKTFGCGAAIAVSSMVSEMALGKTLDEAMEITNEMVAEELGGLPTNKLHCSNLGADALHAAIEDYRKRLETGEPAEVPELHEVKRSGKDKQCPYCDADIDASSMLCNSCKTSFDTCPHCGKIADRSREKCPHCGASIHKHG
- a CDS encoding cysteine desulfurase; its protein translation is MDKQKETFFDHNAARAARPEAVDEMSRLLLDGFGNPQSVHDRGQRAAEKLEKAREKVAALIGSDPSGIIFTATGSEANNMAIKGIARARKKKSPRVIISAIEHHSVVIPAESLRKEGFELVTLPVDRTGLVDPGQLDEALSEGAAVVSVIHASSEIGTIEPIEELSMICADKGVPFHTDSWAAAGQIKIKLDDMPVSAMTIAGQNFGGPPGAAALILKKGVPMNRLIEGGVQERNRRAGQENIPAIAGMGVAARLALAELDETAALLITLRDRMIKGLPGSIEDVILTGHPEKRLPGLASFCVKYIEGEGLLLFLNQKGIMAASGSACTSRSLKGSHVLEALGLDAATAQGSIVFSFGPENSAGEIDYAINEMKPVVSRLREMSPIYREKKDGSL